The genomic region GAGGGTCTGGTGACTTGCTGAGTTGGGAGACTGTTTGCGATGACATCGTCGGAGACGGCGAAGAGCGCTCCATCGTGGTGGAAGCGGGCGCTCGGTCCTTGTGGTTTTTCGAGGTGCATGGAGAGTCCGCCCCGAGCGATTGAGAAAGCCGCCGCCAGCAACGGGGCTTATTTGATGCCGCTAACGACTGTGGTCGCGACTGCTTTTACGCTGCGGGGAAGGGCAGTCGCGGGATTGGCTGTCTAGGCTGCCTACTGGGGCGTGCGCATTCTGGTGGGTGTCGGTTGGGCGGCCTGGTCGCGGCTTCGCCCCGATTTGAGGTTATGGAACTGGCCCTGAAATCGGTCGAAAAGAGCCAGCTGTGAAGATGCGGCCGGAGCGCCCGTCGGTAAGCGCCTAGCCTCGTTTTCCCGAGGATTATCGGATCCGAACCTCCTGCCCGACCGCCTCCACGTAGATCCTCTCGAGGAGCTTTGACTGGGGCATGGCGATGCGTTGTCCGATGCGGGAGGCGAGATACAGGGCGAGAGCGATGACCAGCGACCCGGAGAAGACCCACAGTCCCCACGCCGATAGGCCGACGAAGAGTTGGCAGGCGCCGAACATGCCGGAAAACATGCCCACGATGCCAACGATCAAATAGCCGTAGAGGTAGAGCGCCCACACGTTGGCGTTGGGGCCGAAGGTGCCACGTACTTGAGTGCCTCCGGACTCTGTCTGCTCGAGGCTTACGTTTAGCCGCGGCGTCCAGAAATGGCGGTCTTCTTTGGGGATTCGCAAGCAGACGAAGCCTGGGAAACTCTTGATCTCGAAATTAGAGTGATCGCGTTGCACGTGTCGAACGATACGGTTCTGCGCCTCGTCGCTGCCCAAATCGAGCTCCTGTCGAAAACTGGGCCGCAATTTCCACGAAATCATCGCAATTGAGTTTTCGCGAATGCCACTGGCTGTCAATGCGGCAGCTCCCCGAGGCTCCCGTGTCAACCGTCCTCAGACGTCGCGCCCTGCGCCGTGCTTCGCCACGAGCTCGTGGATGAAACGGAGCTTTTCGACGACCTTTGGCGGAGTTACGAACGGATAGGCGTCAGGCATGCCAAGGCTGCGATTGAAGCTGTTGATGGTGCAAGCGAGCGCGGGCCAAGCCGTGATGATCGAATCGAAGCATGAAAGATCGACCTTGCTGTAGTTGAAATATGGATCGCTTTTGCGGGTGCGATTGATCCGGACTCTCGAATGGTACGCGGTGCCGACCGAGTCCATCATGTGCAGGTAGTGGGCCCAGGTTTCCGCCCAGTCCTCCCAGGCGTGGGCGGTGGCGTAGGAGCTGATGTAGGACGATGGCCAGTCTGCGGGCGGACCGTTCTGGTAGTGTTTTTTCAAGGCCTCTCCGTAGTCGATCGTCTCGTCGCCGAATAGGTCGCGAAAGGCAGTTCGGTCGTCGTCGCCTACCAGCAAATCCCAAAAGTAGTGCCCGACTTCGTGTCTCATGTGTCCGACCAGGGTGCGATAGGGCTCGCCCAGGGCGGCGCGACGGCGTTCGCGCTCAGAGTCGTTGGCTTCGACGATGTTGATGGTGACCACTCCGGACGCATGACCGGTGAGCACGGGTTCAGCGTCTGGTTCCTGGGAGTCGGCAAGAAAGCGAAAGCAGAGCCCATCGGGTTGCGCTTCGCTTCGCGGTATGGTCTTAAGGCCCAGTCGGTCGAGGTTGAAGACCAGACGACGTTTCGCTTCCTCGAGCTTGGCCCATGCGACTTTGTTTTCCGGCAGACTCAGGTCGGGGATGGTTTCGGTGAGCTCGCAGGAGCGGCAGAAAACCTTTTCCGAATCCGCTTTGATCGCCCAGTTGCAAGTGCCATGCTGGGAGTAGTTTTGACAGGGCTTGAACGCTTGGTCCTCGGAATCGGAGGAAACGGCAACCATCTCCGAGCTTTTTAGGTCGAAACCGATTTTCGTGCCACAGCTCAGACAAACCGAATTCGAGAAGAATACCCGTGAGCCGCAGGTCGCGCAGTAGAAATTTTTCATAGAAATGGCTGATAGGACAGGGATTTCTCTTATCAGTTGTCAGCGTTCCGTCTGCAAGGTTCATTCTTTTCGACTACCGCTGGGGCAATTCCCGCAGTTCAGAGCGAAGAGCAGCCCGGAGCCCTATGGGCCGTAGGGGTAAGTCTGTTGTTTTCGACCTTTCTGAGAAGGCAAATCTAACTCTCAAATGTTCCCCCGTCAAAGATGGCGAATCGATTTCATACACTTGCAGGGGTTCCCACGGAGAATGGAGCCAACACTCATCACCTTTTCTGCTTCGCGGCCTAGATCCATGTTTACCAACTGAGCGACCGAGCCTCCAGAATCGAAATAGAATTTCATTATACTTCTTTTCCGAGTCGAACGCTCTAGGCTCAAATATCAATATACGCCATCAGCTCCAAACGGTGATTCGGCGGTTAGCCATCGATGCTTTCCTATTGGAGCGCGTTTCTATTTTTTTCTTTTTTTTCTTTTTTTGAAATCTAGACTCTCTGTGTAACAGGATCGGGTCTATTGCATAAAGGAGAATATATTGGCATGATAGAATGTGTTTGAAAGCAGTCGACGCGACTCTCGCGTGCGCGACGGGAAGGTCGAAACCGCAATCGTGTCCAAGACCGAGGCGTCGACTCTTCTGCCCCATGATCGACGTGAGGGGTTCCCTTATTAGCATCGCCTATTTTCGCCATATCTACGACCTGTAATGCCCGTCAGGTAGCGCTCCTCGTTTCCCATTGTTATATCAGCTGCAGCGAGCTCTTCGCCTCGTTCGATACTTGATATGGAATCGACCCAATTTGAGAATATCACTCGGTCGAGTCTATTCAAAAATAGAGATGAATGCTTTTGCTTTTGCGTTCGTGGTTTGTGCAAAAACGTATCGGAAGCGCACAGAAAGTAGTTCTGACTCCTTTTTAGACAAGGTACCCTGAGTTGTGCGGGAATAACGAATTGAGATAGGGCTCGGAAGCGTCATCAACTATCGCCTTTGCATCTCGAGAATGATATAGGGTAAGGAACGATCAGTTGCATCGAATTCGCAGAGAGATGGGTGGAGTGCAATCTAGTCAGAAGGGAGAGCTCTGCTACTGTTTTTATTTAGCTAGCGTGAAGGCCATAGGCGTGGGCTAGCTCGGTGTCCTAGGTCGGAAATGCATGGTCTGCCTGATAGCGCGTAGTCATTCCTTCACCAATCGAATGTCGATTTCCCTTTCGACGTACTGCCATTCGATTCCCTCTCGCAGCGACTGTACCAACTCATCGAACATAGTTTCATCCTCGCTCGAGTACTCAAACCAGGTTATAAAATCGAAGGGCTCTACGCTTGCGAGGTCGCGGCAATGGTGAAGCTTTCGTGCGATATTTGGAAGAAACTTTTGGCCGATATCGGTATGGCGTGATTGCTCTTCAAAAATATCTCTTCGCTCCTCTTGAGTAAGCGACCACCATGCATCGGTTTTTCGTATTGGAATTAAGGCGGCATAGTTTGATGCCTTGCGTCCCAACCCCTCCTGCTTTGAAACGAGAGCAGTCTTTTCTGCTTTAGTCACATAGCGCTCGTTGCTGGTCACTCCGCGCAGCGCCCAATCGCATTTACCCGAGAAGTCTCCATTCTCTATGGTAAGGCGTTTGGATGTCGGCAAGCTCTCGCCAACAATGGTTTGAATACTTCGAATTGACCACTCGCCGCATTCGCCAGCGACGAAACTGAATAATCGTTTGTTCATGTTATTTATTCACGTGAAGTGTTTCGAGATGGCCTCGGATGAACGAGGTGAAAGAGTAGGGCAAGACTAGTCCTTGCTGCATCCGCAACTCGGGCGATTGGCCCGAGTTGTATCGACCGCCTGGTTCCACAAATCTTTGGGATCTAGTCTTTTGGCTGCCTTGCCGTGTTTCCATCTTTCTGAACGTTTTACTGATCATCAATAGTTCCTTCGGTTCGATCATCTGTTAGGGGCGTTCCAGCTTGCTGCCTCCCTTGTTTCTCGATTTGGCTGAGGTGACTTTTATCTCTTTTTCATTCTGTTTCTTTCCCGCTGCAGGATCAATCTGCAGTCTCGGTCGA from Pelagicoccus sp. SDUM812003 harbors:
- a CDS encoding chlorite dismutase family protein, producing the protein MNKRLFSFVAGECGEWSIRSIQTIVGESLPTSKRLTIENGDFSGKCDWALRGVTSNERYVTKAEKTALVSKQEGLGRKASNYAALIPIRKTDAWWSLTQEERRDIFEEQSRHTDIGQKFLPNIARKLHHCRDLASVEPFDFITWFEYSSEDETMFDELVQSLREGIEWQYVEREIDIRLVKE
- a CDS encoding putative zinc-binding metallopeptidase; amino-acid sequence: MKNFYCATCGSRVFFSNSVCLSCGTKIGFDLKSSEMVAVSSDSEDQAFKPCQNYSQHGTCNWAIKADSEKVFCRSCELTETIPDLSLPENKVAWAKLEEAKRRLVFNLDRLGLKTIPRSEAQPDGLCFRFLADSQEPDAEPVLTGHASGVVTINIVEANDSERERRRAALGEPYRTLVGHMRHEVGHYFWDLLVGDDDRTAFRDLFGDETIDYGEALKKHYQNGPPADWPSSYISSYATAHAWEDWAETWAHYLHMMDSVGTAYHSRVRINRTRKSDPYFNYSKVDLSCFDSIITAWPALACTINSFNRSLGMPDAYPFVTPPKVVEKLRFIHELVAKHGAGRDV